A part of Antechinus flavipes isolate AdamAnt ecotype Samford, QLD, Australia chromosome 6, AdamAnt_v2, whole genome shotgun sequence genomic DNA contains:
- the PKP3 gene encoding plakophilin-3 → MDKEMSSVRKMNNPGTGVCSLALPSDLQLDLKNKEALEAERERLKVARVQEQVRARMLQLGQPSRINGSLASPPTDPAASTGPDGSRGAPKCQYHPVQPGAGFSSRSQGMSMDKASTFRPISKPACGMPAWSSRSAVDLSCGRRLSSAHNGSAGYVGAQPAVPMAPRPVSYHDRGGPGPRTDYDTLSLRSLRLVGGSHGGLDDRYSVVSEQLEPPGGPSYRTFGYERQASSASSRAGGLDWSEPADGAPGRTIRAPAMRTLQRFQSSHRSRGTASVGTGGGLEHVARAPSVRSLSLSLADSGHLPDVRGLDCYGGHRTLQRLSSGFDDIDLPSAVKYLMASDPNLQVLGAAYIQHKCYSDAAAKKQARSLQAVPKLVKLFNHANQEVQRHATGATRNLIYDNADNKLALVEENGIFELLRTLREQDDELRKNVTGILWNLSSSDHLKDRLARDTLEQLTDLVLSPLSGSGGPPLIQQNASEAEIFYNATGFLRNLSSASQATRQRMRECHGLVDALVTYIHHALDVGKCEDKSVENAVCVLRNLSYRLYDEMPPSALQRLEGRGRGEAGAGRPGEVVGCFTPQSRKLRELPLATDTLTFAEVSKDPKGLEWLWSPQIVGLYNRLLQRCELNRHTTEAAAGALQNITAGDRRWAGVLSRLALEQERILNPLLDRVRTADHHQLRSLTGLIRNLSRNARNKDEMSTKVVSHLIEKLPGSVGEKPPPADVLVNIIAVLNNLVVASPIAARDLLYFDGLRKLVFIKKKRDGPDSEKSSRAASSLLANMWQYSKLHRDFRAKGYRKEDFLGP, encoded by the exons ATGGACAAAGAGATGAGCAGTGTTCGCAAGATGAACAAT CCCGGGACTGGGGTCTGCTCCCTGGCCCTGCCCTCGGATTTGCAGCTGGACCTGAAGAACAAGGAGGCTCTGGAGGCCGAGCGGGAGCGGCTGAAGGTGGCCCGGGTGCAGGAGCAGGTCCGGGCCAGGATGCTCCAGCTGGGCCAGCCTTCCAGGATCAATGGCTCCCTGGCCAGCCCCCCGACGGACCCTGCAGCCAGCACAGGCCCAGACGGCTCCAGAG GTGCCCCCAAGTGTCAGTACCACCCAGTGCAGCCTGGGGCCGGCTTCAGCTCCCGCTCCCAGGGCATGAGCATGGACAAGGCATCG ACTTTCCGGCCCATCTCCAAGCCGGCATGTGGGATGCCGGCCTGGTCCTCCCGCTCGGCCGTGGACCTGAGCTGTGGCCGGAGGTTGAGCTCGGCGCACAACGGGTCTGCGGGCTACGTGGGGGCCCAGCCTGCAGTCCCCATGGCCCCGCGGCCTGTCTCCTACCACGACCGCGGGGGCCCTGGCCCTAGGACTGACTATGACACTCTGAGCCTGCGTTCTCTGCGCCTGGTGGGGGGGTCCCACGGGGGCCTGGACGACCGCTACAGCGTGGTGTCTGAGCAGCTGGAACCTCCAGGGGGGCCTTCCTACAGGACCTTCGGCTACGAGCGACAGGCCAGCTCAGCCTCCAGCCGGGCCGGGGGCCTGGACTGGTCCGAGCCCGCAGACGGGGCCCCCGGGCGGACCATCCGGGCCCCCGCAATGCGGACCCTGCAGCGGTTCCAGAGCAGCCACCGCAGCCGGGGCACGGCCTCCGTGGGGACCGGCGGAGGCTTGGAGCACGTGGCCCGGGCCCCCTCAGTCCGCAGCCTCAGCCTCAGTCTGGCCGACTCCGGGCACCTGCCTGACGTGCGGGGACTGGACTGCTACGGGGGTCACCGCACTCTGCAACGGCTCAGCAGTGG CTTTGATGACATCGATCTTCCCTCAGCTGTGAAGTACCTCATGGCCTCAGACCCCAACCTGCAGGTGCTAGGGGCGGCCTACATCCAGCACAAGTGTTACAGCGACGCTGCCGCCAAGAAACAG GCCCGCAGTCTCCAGGCCGTGCCCAAGCTGGTGAAACTCTTCAACCACGCCAACCAGGAGGTTCAGAGACACGCCACGGGGGCCACGCGGAACCTCATTTACGACAATGCCGACAACAAGCTGGCCCTGGTGGAGGAGAACGGCATCTTCGAGCTGCTGAGGACTCTGCGCGAACAGGACGACGAGCTGCGCAAGAACGTCACGG GAATTCTGTGGAACCTGTCATCCAGTGACCACCTGAAGGACCGCCTGGCCCGAGACACCCTGGAGCAGCTGACAGACCTGGTGCTGAGCCCGCTCTCGGGCTCCGGGGGGCCCCCCCTCATCCAGCAGAATGCCTCTGAGGCCGAGATCTTCTACAACGCCACGGGTTTCCTCAG GAACCTGAGCTCGGCCTCACAGGCCACACGGCAGAGGATGCGCGAGTGCCACGGCCTGGTGGACGCCCTCGTCACCTACATCCACCATGCCCTGGACGTGGGCAAGTGTGAGGACAAG AGCGTGGAGAACGCCGTGTGTGTGCTCAGGAACCTCTCCTACCGCCTGTATGACGAGATGCCGCCCTCGGCGCTGCAGAGGCTGGAGGGCCGAGGCCGCGGGGAAGCCGGGGCCGGGAGACCCGGGGAAGTGGTGGGCTGCTTCACGCCCCAGAGCAGGAAGCTCCGAGAG CTGCCCCTGGCCACAGATACACTGACCTTTGCGGAGGTCTCCAAGGACCCCAAGGGGCTCGAGTGGCTTTGGAGTCCCCAGATCGTGGGGCTCTACAACCGGCTCCTCCAGCGGTGCGAGCTGAACAGGCACACGACAGAAGCCGCTGCTGGCGCCCTTCAGAACATCACCGCTGGCGACCGAAGG TGGGCAGGCGTGCTGAGCCGCCTAGCCTTGGAGCAGGAACGCATTCTGAACCCCTTGTTGGACCGAGTCCGGACCGCTGACCATCACCAGCTGCGCTCGCTCACTGGGCTCATCCGGAACCTGTCTCGGAACGCCCGCAACAAGGATGAGATGT CCACCAAGGTGGTCAGCCATCTGATTGAGAAGCTGCCAGGGAGCGTCGGGGAAAAGCCCCCTCCGGCCGACGTGCTGGTCAACATCATCGCGGTGCTGAACAACCTGGTGGTGGCCAGCCCCATCGCCGCCCGGGACCTGCTCTACTTCGACGGCCTCCGCAAGCTCGTCTTCATCAAGAAGAAGCGGGACGG GCCTGACAGTGAGAAGTCCTCCCGGGCGGCCTCCAGCCTTTTGGCCAACATGTGGCAGTACAGCAAGCTCCACCGGGATTTCCGGGCG AAAGGCTATCGGAAGGAGGACTTCCTGGGTCCATAA
- the LOC127539779 gene encoding uncharacterized protein LOC127539779 gives MWQGAHLHMAGSTLTRGREHTYTWQGAHLHGREHTYTWQGAHLHMAGSTLTWQGAHLHMAGNTFTRGREHTYTWQGAHLYVAGSTLTWQGAHLHGREHTYTWQGTHLHVAGSTLTRGREHTYTWQGAHLHMAGSTLTRGREHTYMAGSTLTWQGAHLHMAGNTFTRGREHTYTWQGAHLHVAGSTLTRGREHTYMAGSTLTWQGAHLHVARSTLTHGREHFYTWQGAHLHGREHTYTWQGTHLHVAGSTLTRGREHTYTWQGAHLHGREHTYTWQGAHLHVARSTLTHGREHTYMAGSTLTCGKEHTYTWQGTLLHVAGSTLTCGKEHTYTWQGTHLHVAGSTLTRGREHTYMAGSTLTRGREHTYMAGSTLTRGGKLCN, from the coding sequence ATGTGGCAAGGAGCACACTTACACATGGCAGGGAGCACACTTACACGTGGCAGGGAGCACACTTACACGTGGCAGGGAGCACACTTACATGGCAGGGAGCACACTTACACGTGGCAAGGAGCACACTTACACATGGCAGGGAGCACACTTACATGGCAGGGAGCACACTTACACATGGCAGGGAACACATTTACACGTGGCAGGGAGCACACTTACACATGGCAGGGAGCACACTTATACGTGGCAGGGAGCACACTTACATGGCAGGGAGCACACTTACATGGCAGGGAGCACACTTACACATGGCAGGGAACACATTTACACGTGGCAGGGAGCACACTTACACGTGGCAGGGAGCACACTTACACGTGGCAGGGAGCACACTTACACATGGCAGGGAGCACACTTACACGTGGCAGGGAGCACACTTACATGGCAGGGAGCACACTTACATGGCAGGGAGCACACTTACACATGGCAGGGAACACATTTACACGTGGCAGGGAGCACACTTACACGTGGCAGGGAGCACACTTACACGTGGCAGGGAGCACACTTACACGTGGCAGGGAGCACACTTACATGGCAGGGAGCACACTTACATGGCAGGGAGCACACTTACATGTGGCAAGGAGCACACTTACACATGGCAGGGAACACTTTTACACGTGGCAGGGAGCACACTTACATGGCAGGGAGCACACTTACACATGGCAGGGAACACATTTACACGTGGCAGGGAGCACACTTACACGTGGCAGGGAGCACACTTACACGTGGCAGGGAGCACACTTACATGGCAGGGAGCACACTTACACGTGGCAGGGAGCACACTTACACGTGGCAAGGAGCACACTTACACATGGCAGGGAGCACACTTACATGGCAGGGAGCACACTTACATGTGGCAAGGAGCACACTTACACATGGCAGGGAACACTTTTACACGTGGCAGGGAGCACACTTACATGTGGCAAGGAGCACACTTACACATGGCAGGGAACACATTTACACGTGGCAGGGAGCACACTTACACGTGGCAGGGAGCACACTTACATGGCAGGGAGCACACTTACACGTGGCAGGGAGCACACTTACATGGCAGGGAGCACACTTACACGTGGTGGGAAGCTATGCAATTAG